In the genome of Bacteroides mediterraneensis, the window GGAGAGATATAGAGCAGTTTCACCCTTCCTTGTATGCATTCAAAATAGAGCTGGGCGTTGGTGGTCTCGTCGTTGGTACTGTTCAGCGCGCGGGCAATGATGCCGTTGGCCTGTAAGGATTCCACCTGGTCTTTCATGAGAGATATCAGTGGGGAGACCACCACGGTTGTTCCTTCCATCATGAGTGCCGGAAGCTGGTAGCACATGGACTTTCCTCCTCCGGTAGGCATGAGTACCAGTGTGTCTTTTTTCTGTAAGATGGTGGTGATAATTTGCTCCTGAAGCGGACGGAAAGAAGTGTACCCGAAATAAGATTTGAGGGTTTTCAGCATTTGTTCTCTCATGATTTTGAATTTTGTTCACAAAGATAGAGAAAATTTTAAAACCTTGCCGTTTTATGGCGACTTTTGTCTGTGCGTAAAGTTTTTTGATAAAGTTTTTGAGGGGATTGTTGTGAAATCGAAAAACTTCTACGACTTTTGTATGGTTATGTAATAAGAATACTTTATTAAGAACGAACTAGAATGAATGCACAAGGGAATTTTAATTATATAGTAGAACAATTTGCCGATTTGCAATTGTTACGCTATCGTGTGACCGGCTTTGAGAATCTATCTTTACAACAGAAAGAATTGGTTTATTATCTGTCGCAGGCGGCTTTGGAGGGACGGGACATCCTTTTCGACCAGAACGGGAAGTATAATCTGCGTATCCGGAAATTGCTGGAAGTGGTTTATACGACTTATACGGGTGACAAGGAGGATGCCGAATTTCAGGGACTGGAGGTCTATTTGAAACGGGTGTGGTTCTCCAGTGGAATTTATCACCATTATGCATGTGATAAATTTGTGCCTTCTTTTTCTCCGGACTTTCTACGGAAATGGATAGAAAAAGCGGATGCGACACAGCTCCCGTTAAAGGAGGGAGAGTCTGTACAGGAAATGTGTGACACACTGTTTCCGGTAATTTTCAATCCGCAAGTCATGCCTAAACGGGTGAACCAGGCAGATGGAGAAGACCTGGTGATGACTTCTGCGGCCAACTATTATGAAGGTGTGACACAGAAAGAGGCGGAAGCATTTTATTCCATTTTGAAAATACCAGGAGACCCTCATCCGGTGATGTATGGCATGAACAGCCGGCTGGTAAAGAAAGACGGGATCTTTCGGGAAGAAGTATGGAAAGTAGGAGGAATGTATGGGGAAGCCATCGAGAAAATCATTGCTTGGCTGGAGAAAGCTGAGGCCGTAGCCGAGAGTGAAGCACAACGTGAGGTGATACGCTTGTTGGTGGATTTTTACCGCACGGGCGACTTGAAGACTTTTGATGCCTACTCCATCGCTTGGTTGAAAGACACTGCTTCAAAGGTGGATTTTGTCAATGGTTTTATTGAAAGTTACGGTGATCCGTTGGGAATGAAAGCCAGCTGGGAGTCGATTGTGAATTTTAAAGACGAGGAGGCTACCCGGCGTACGGAAATCATCAGCCAAAATGCACAGTGGTTTGAGGACCATTCTCCAGTAGCTTTAGCTTTTAAAAAGGAAGTGGTGACGGGCGTTTCGGCCAAGGTCATTACGGCTGCCATGTTAGGAGGAGATTTATATCCGAGTTCAGCCATTGGTATCAATTTACCTAATTCGAACTGGATTCGCAGTCGCCATGGTTCCAAGTCGGTGACAATCGGAAACTTGACGGATGCTTACAACAAGGCGGCTAAAGGAAATGGTTTCCGGGAAGAATTTGTATACAGTCAGACTGAGCGGGATTTGTTGGAGAAATATGCCGATATCACGAGTGAACTGCATACGGATTTGCACGAATGTGTGGGGCATGGTTCCGGCAGATTGATTCCGGGAGTTGACCCGGATGCCTTGAAAGCCTATGGCTCTACGATTGAAGAAGCTCGTGCCGATTTGTTCGGCCTGTATTATCTGGCTGATAAAAAGCTGGTGGAACTGGGGTTGACTCCTGATGAAGAAGCTTATAAAGCTGAATATTATGCCTATATGATGAACGGACTTCTCACTCAGATGGTGCGCATTGAACCGGGTCGTGATTTGGAGGAGGCACACATGCGTAATCGTCAGTTGATTGCCCGTTGGGCGCTTGAATATGGGAAGTCGATGAATGTCGTGGAACTGGTGCAGAAGGAAGGAAAGACGTATGTGAAAGTCAATGATTATCTTCAGTTGCGCGGACTTTTTGGGATGTTGTTGAGCAAGATTCAGCGTATCAAGAGCGAAGGTAATTATGAAGCAGCCCGTGCTTTGGTGGAAAAATATGGCGTGAAACTGGATGCGTCGCTTCACGAAGAAGTGCTGGCCCGTTATCGTGCCTTGCATCTGGCTCCCTACAAGGGGTTTGTCAATCCCGTGTATCGTCCTGAATACGATGCGGAGGGCCGGATTGTAGATGTGAAAGTAGATTATACAGAAGGTTATACGGAGCAGATGCTTCGTTATGGCCGCGATTATTCTAATTTGAAAATTTGATGATGACAGAAGCAGAAATACATGAAACGATAAGGGAAATCAAGTCGAAGTTCCGTTTGTTTATGAATGGAGTGGTTTCCCAAAGCATGCGGGAGAAAGGGTTTGATTATAAATTGAATTTTGGTATTGAATATCCCCGTATCAAAG includes:
- a CDS encoding dihydrofolate reductase; the protein is MNAQGNFNYIVEQFADLQLLRYRVTGFENLSLQQKELVYYLSQAALEGRDILFDQNGKYNLRIRKLLEVVYTTYTGDKEDAEFQGLEVYLKRVWFSSGIYHHYACDKFVPSFSPDFLRKWIEKADATQLPLKEGESVQEMCDTLFPVIFNPQVMPKRVNQADGEDLVMTSAANYYEGVTQKEAEAFYSILKIPGDPHPVMYGMNSRLVKKDGIFREEVWKVGGMYGEAIEKIIAWLEKAEAVAESEAQREVIRLLVDFYRTGDLKTFDAYSIAWLKDTASKVDFVNGFIESYGDPLGMKASWESIVNFKDEEATRRTEIISQNAQWFEDHSPVALAFKKEVVTGVSAKVITAAMLGGDLYPSSAIGINLPNSNWIRSRHGSKSVTIGNLTDAYNKAAKGNGFREEFVYSQTERDLLEKYADITSELHTDLHECVGHGSGRLIPGVDPDALKAYGSTIEEARADLFGLYYLADKKLVELGLTPDEEAYKAEYYAYMMNGLLTQMVRIEPGRDLEEAHMRNRQLIARWALEYGKSMNVVELVQKEGKTYVKVNDYLQLRGLFGMLLSKIQRIKSEGNYEAARALVEKYGVKLDASLHEEVLARYRALHLAPYKGFVNPVYRPEYDAEGRIVDVKVDYTEGYTEQMLRYGRDYSNLKI